Proteins encoded together in one Triticum dicoccoides isolate Atlit2015 ecotype Zavitan chromosome 7B, WEW_v2.0, whole genome shotgun sequence window:
- the LOC119335800 gene encoding protein HOMOLOG OF MAMMALIAN LYST-INTERACTING PROTEIN 5 — translation MGSGTEPAKGLLPYLQRADELQKHEPLVAYYCRLYAMEKGLVIPQKERTKMTNSILVSLINQLEKDKKSLTLGPDDHLHLEGFASSVFAKADKQDRAGRADINTAKTFYAASIFFEILSQFGELQPDLEQKQKYAIWKAAEIRKALKEGRKPEAGPPGGDKDEAPASTTTIDHDMGRSQSFGSRQNGNEASPHPIDKDFSRRDSFSAVQPGNISSRQGAEKFNDHVSAQAHFSPPPPPSEFSSPQSRFSPPPHSSYSSPSYQGTDYPPPDVHTPHPNYSSPSYTSTDYPTNEVHKPPSNYSPPPYTRADHPSDDGYNPQSNDKPDVSAYPQTYHQPPYTIEPQHTSQNYYATETPPAPYNYPNFQSYPSFQDSTLPSVTTHQPSFHPASDGGVPTAPSYSPPASNHPAPTQYHPSADATHQVTPPAAPPASQYAYDSNYQPAVEKIAEAHKAARFAVGALAFDDVSIAVEHLKRALDLLTNPSAETH, via the exons ATGGGGAGCGGCACGGAgccggccaaggggctgctgccctACCTGCAGCGCGCCGACGAGCTGCAGAAGCACGAGCCCCTCGTCGCGTACTACT GTCGGTTGTACGCGATGGAGAAGGGGCTGGTGATCCCGCAGAAGGAGCGCACCAAGATGACCAACTCCATCCTCGTCTCCCTCATCAACCAGCTCGAGAAG GATAAGAAATCTTTGACCTTGGGGCCTGATGACCATCTTCATTTGGAGGGGTTTGCATCAAGTGTCTTTGCTAAAGCAGACAAACAGGATCGTGCTGGACGAGCTGACAT AAACACTGCAAAAACTTTCTATGCTGCCAGCATCTTTTTTGAGATTCTCAGTCAGTTTGGCGAGCTTCAACCTGAT CTTGAGCAGAAGCAGAAATATGCCATCTGGAAAGCCGCTGAAATTAGAAAAGCTCTCAAAGAAGGACGAAAGCCTGAAGCTGGCCCTCCTGGTGGGGACAAAGATGAAGCACCTGCCAGCACCACTACAATTGATCAT GATATGGGGCGAAGCCAGTCTTTTGGCAGCCGGCAGAATGGAAATGAAGCATCACCTCATCCTATAGACAAG GATTTTAGCAGGAGGGATAGCTTTTCTGCTGTCCAGCCAGGAAATATATCTTCTCGACAAGGTGCAGAGAAATTCAATGATCATGTCTCTGCCCAGGCACATTTTTCACCACCACCTCCGCCGTCCGAGTTCTCATCTCCACAGTCCCGGTTTTCACCCCCACCACATTCATCTTATTCCTCTCCCTCATACCAAGGAACAGATTACCCTCCTCCTGATGTCCACACCCCACACCCCAATTATTCATCTCCCTCGTACACAAGCACAGACTACCCTACCAATGAGGTCCATAAACCACCATCCAATTATTCACCACCCCCGTACACAAGAGCAGACCATCCTTCGGATGATGGCTACAATCCTCAGAGCAATGATAAGCCGGATGTTTCAGCTTATCCTCAGACGTACCACCAGCCACCCTACACAATTGAACCCCAGCACACCTCTCAAAACTACTACGCTACAGAAACCCCACCTGCTCCATACAACTACCCTAATTTCCAGTCTTACCCAAGCTTCCAGGACAGCACACTACCTTCTGTCACAACCCATCAACCTTCATTCCATCCTGCTAGTGATGGTGGTGTGCCAACTGCTCCATCATACTCTCCTCCGGCATCAAATCATCCTGCACCAACGCAGTACCATCCGAGTGCTGATGCTACACACCAGGTTACCCCTCCTGCTGCGCCACCAGCTAGCCAATACGCGTATGACAGCAATTACCAGCCGGCAGTCGAGAAGATTGCTGAGGCTCACAAAGCAGCAAGATTTGCCGTCGGTGCTCTTGCGTTTGATGACGTGTCAATTGCCGTGGAGCACCTGAAGCGCGCGCTGGATCTCCTGACGAACCCTTCTGCAGAAACTCACTAG